In Chloroflexota bacterium, the genomic stretch CTGGAGGAGCGCCTGGCCACGGAGACCGACGAGGTGATGGAGGTCGCCCGTGAGCTGCAGTCCCTGCTAGAGCAGCAGCAGGGACAGGCCCTGGCCGAGGCGATCGTCCTGCCCTGGATGGACGAACCGTTGTTTGACGCCGGGGAGGTGGTGGGGCGTGAACACTTCGACCGGCTGAATGAGTTCGTGCAGCGGAGGTTGAGCGAGATCGAGGACGCCGTTCGGGCGGAGCAGGAGGATGTGCGGCTGCTCATCCAGGCGCGACGCGATCAGGTGCGCCGGGAGGCGGACACCGAGATCGAGACGTTGCGTACCCAGGTCGAGGAGCAGAAGGAGCAGCTGCGGCAGCAACATGAGACGGAGCTGGTGGAGCTGCGCAATCTGCAACCCATGGAGCTCCTGACCGAGACGCGCTATCGGGAGTTATCGGAGCGCTGGGGGAACGTGTTCAAGGCCGGCATGGGGGCGGAGGCCATCCGGGAGATCCTGTGCGATCTGGATCTGGACAAGCTGGCCAAGGAGCTGCGGCAGGAGATCCGCACGACCCGTTCCAAGCAGCGGCGCCGGAAGGCGGCCAAGCGCCTCCGGGTGGTGGAGGCGTTCCGCAAGTCCGGCAACAAGCCGGAGTGGATGATCCTGACCGTGTTGCCGGTCATCCCGCCCGATCTGCGGCCCATGGTCCAGCTGGACGGCGGCCGCTTCGCCACCAGCGATCTCAACGATCTCTACCGACGGGTGATCAACCGCAACAACCGCCTGAAGCGCCTGCTGGATCTGGGCGCTCCGGATGTCATCGTGCGCAATGAGAAGCGCATGTTGCAGGAGGCGGTGGACAGCCTGATTGACAACGGCCGTCGCGGGCGGGCGGTTTCCCGCTCCGGCAAGCGGAAGCTCAAGAGCCTGAGCGACATGCTCAAGGGGAAGCAGGGGCGGTTCCGCCGCAACCTGTTGGGGAAGCGCGTGGACTACTCCGGGCGCTCCGTGATCGTCATCGGCCCGGAGCTGAAGCTTCACCAGTGCGGCCTGCCCAAGAAGATGGCCCTGGAGCTGTTCAAGCCGTTCGTGATGCGCCGCCTGGTGGAGCAGAACTACGCGCACAACATCAAGAGCGCCAAGCGCATGGTGGACCGCGAGGATCCGGCGGTGTGGGATGTCCTGGAGGACGTGACCAAGGAACGTCCGGTCCTGCTGAATCGGGCGCCCACGCTGCACCGCCTGGGCATCCAGGCATTCGAGGTGGTGCTCATCGAGGGGAGCGCCATTCAGATCCACCCGCTGGTCTGCGCGGCCTTCAACGCGGACTTCGATGGCGACCAGATGGCCGTGCACGTGCCCCTGTCGAACAAGGCGGTGGAGGAAGCGCGGCGGTTCATGCTCTCCACCAAGAACCTGCTCAAGCCCGCCTCCGGCGAGCCCATCGTGGGGCCCACCAAGGACATGGTGCTGGGCTGCTACTACATGACGCTGGAGCGGCCGGAGGCCAAGGGGAGCGGCAAGGCCTTCTCCTCCTTCGACGAGGTTCGCCTGGCCTACGAGACGGGCGTCGTGCATATCCAGGCCCCGATCAAGGTCCTGTACCGGAGCTGGCTGGACGACACGGCGCTGGACTATCTGGACCTCAGCGAGCGGGTGAGGGGCGTCCTGGAGCAGGCGGGCATTCAGAACCTGGGGCAGCTCGTGGCCCGTGTGCGGGAGGGCCGTCGGGCGATGCTGTCCCTGGCCGGCTTTGGCCCCGCGGCGTGGGAGGAGGTGATCCGGGCCCTGGAGCGCCGGGGCATCGACCCCGATAGCGTGCAGCTGAGCGGGATCGTGGAGACGACGGTGGGGCGTGTGCTCTTCAACATGTCCCTGCCGCCCGAGCTCCAGTTCGTCAACAAGACGATGGACAAGGGCGCGCTCAACGACCTGGTGGCGGAGTGCTACCAGCGGCTGGGGCCGGAGCGGACCGCTGAGCTGGTGGACGAGATCAAGGAGATCGGCTTCCACTACGCGACCCGTTCGGGCATGACCATCGCCGTCTCCGATATCCACGTGCCGGAGGCCAAGTCGGCGATTTTGGAGGAGACCTCGAAGCTCGTGGAGGAGACGGAGCGGCAGTTCCGTCGCGGCCTCATCACGGAGGAGGAGCAGTACAACAAGGTCGTGGAGCTGTGGACGCGGGCGACCGACGAGATCACCCAGGAGGTGCGCCGCATCTTCGATCCCCGAGAGGGCCTGGGGGCGATGGCGACCAGCGGGGCCACCAAGGGTGGCATCCAGCCGATTCGCCAGCTGGCCGGTATGCGAGGGCTCATGGCGGACCCCTCCGGGCGCATCATCGCGTTGCCGATCCGCTCCAACTTCCGTGAGGGGTTGACGGCCCTGGAGTACTTCCTGAGCA encodes the following:
- a CDS encoding DNA-directed RNA polymerase subunit beta' → MKVNDFNAIRISLASPEQIREWSHGEVLKPETINYRTLRPERDGLFCERIFGPTKDWECYCGKYKRVRYKGIVCEKCGVEVAPSRVRRERMGHINLASPVAHIWYVKGVPSRLGLLLNISPRNLERVLYFAQYIITRVDEEARRRTLQRHERELAVRIARVEGEASVQIEQIETRRDELLAALDEEESSKLRELEERLATETDEVMEVARELQSLLEQQQGQALAEAIVLPWMDEPLFDAGEVVGREHFDRLNEFVQRRLSEIEDAVRAEQEDVRLLIQARRDQVRREADTEIETLRTQVEEQKEQLRQQHETELVELRNLQPMELLTETRYRELSERWGNVFKAGMGAEAIREILCDLDLDKLAKELRQEIRTTRSKQRRRKAAKRLRVVEAFRKSGNKPEWMILTVLPVIPPDLRPMVQLDGGRFATSDLNDLYRRVINRNNRLKRLLDLGAPDVIVRNEKRMLQEAVDSLIDNGRRGRAVSRSGKRKLKSLSDMLKGKQGRFRRNLLGKRVDYSGRSVIVIGPELKLHQCGLPKKMALELFKPFVMRRLVEQNYAHNIKSAKRMVDREDPAVWDVLEDVTKERPVLLNRAPTLHRLGIQAFEVVLIEGSAIQIHPLVCAAFNADFDGDQMAVHVPLSNKAVEEARRFMLSTKNLLKPASGEPIVGPTKDMVLGCYYMTLERPEAKGSGKAFSSFDEVRLAYETGVVHIQAPIKVLYRSWLDDTALDYLDLSERVRGVLEQAGIQNLGQLVARVREGRRAMLSLAGFGPAAWEEVIRALERRGIDPDSVQLSGIVETTVGRVLFNMSLPPELQFVNKTMDKGALNDLVAECYQRLGPERTAELVDEIKEIGFHYATRSGMTIAVSDIHVPEAKSAILEETSKLVEETERQFRRGLITEEEQYNKVVELWTRATDEITQEVRRIFDPREGLGAMATSGATKGGIQPIRQLAGMRGLMADPSGRIIALPIRSNFREGLTALEYFLSTHGARKGLADTALRTADAGYLTRRLVDVAQDVMITEEDCGTTAGIWIERERTDPIGESFGDRIISRVAAAPIKDPETGEVIVDRGEIINAPEVALIEAAGVDRVFVRSPFTCETHHGLCRMCYGGDLARGGLVSLGEAVGIIAAQSIGEPGTQLTLRTFHTGGVASAEDITQGLPRVEELFEARTPKGEAVIAEIDGVVDIYWEGEQRKIKISDTRLVRREVHIPAGWTLAVDDGDRVQEDTVLARGPEEEDAPILAGMDGNVFFEENPEGGFVAVIRREDVDEWEREIPPSARLRVSKGDRVKAGDQLTEGAKNPREVLRIQGRDACQLYLLEEVQKVYRSQGVNIHDKYIEIIIRQMLRKVRVRLPGDTEFLPGELVDRFTFEAVNSEIMRRGGTPARGDAVLLGVTKAALNTESFLAAASFQETTRVLTEAAIKGAVDELRGLKENVIIGKLIPVGTGFEERMRRLREAAERAAAQAQQEKEAATLVSEGLEFLGTGLGDGLSLGGDGGTVGQGTTDGGVTSGDGDGLDQQPSPSEGESAS